A window of Sutcliffiella cohnii contains these coding sequences:
- a CDS encoding sugar phosphate isomerase/epimerase family protein, translated as MYTLRNELEADFVGTLKKVAQLGFDGVELAGYGGMSVTELKSLLDELGLQAPSSHVPLEQLEKNLDKVIEEQKILGSQYIVVPYIMPENQNEDYYYSLISFLKTANAKCNEQGLTLCYHNHDFELEKLSDGRKVLEAILEETSVSTEFDVYWLTKAGEDPVDWLTRYRDRTPLVHLKDMTLDDERFFAELGTGGVNVESILQTGKEQNVKWWIVEQDESRRTPLESIEISINYLKNII; from the coding sequence TTGTATACGTTACGTAATGAATTAGAAGCAGATTTCGTTGGAACATTGAAAAAGGTAGCTCAACTTGGTTTTGATGGCGTAGAATTAGCCGGATACGGAGGGATGAGTGTTACCGAGCTAAAAAGCTTATTAGATGAACTAGGTCTTCAAGCTCCATCTAGCCATGTCCCGTTAGAACAATTAGAGAAAAATTTGGACAAGGTGATAGAAGAACAGAAAATATTAGGAAGCCAATATATTGTAGTTCCTTATATAATGCCAGAAAATCAAAACGAAGATTATTATTACTCATTAATCTCGTTTTTAAAAACCGCCAATGCAAAATGTAACGAGCAAGGCTTAACTCTTTGTTATCATAACCACGATTTTGAACTAGAGAAATTGAGTGATGGTAGAAAAGTACTTGAAGCAATCCTTGAAGAAACAAGTGTTAGTACAGAATTTGATGTGTATTGGTTAACGAAGGCTGGGGAGGATCCGGTTGACTGGTTAACCCGATATCGTGACAGAACTCCGCTTGTTCATTTAAAAGATATGACGTTAGATGATGAAAGATTTTTTGCTGAACTTGGTACTGGTGGAGTAAATGTGGAATCGATTCTCCAAACAGGAAAAGAGCAAAACGTAAAATGGTGGATTGTGGAACAAGATGAAAGCCGACGTACACCGTTAGAGAGTATTGAAATAAGCATTAACTACTTAAAAAATATAAT